A window of the Fulvia fulva chromosome 3, complete sequence genome harbors these coding sequences:
- a CDS encoding Endo-1,3(4)-beta-glucanase, which produces MHFSTLSVSLGLFSATGWAAYVLEDDYFSGNFFDKFDFFVDEDPTHGFVDYQSQKAAADAGLINTTSSGAYMGVDHTNECPNGRPSVRISSNKSYNTGLVVIDLAHMPGSICGAWPAFWMLGPEWPNGGEIDIIEGVNDQVGNKATLHTGPGCSIDKSGDYSGTLKYTTCASGGDNNNGCQIAEDSDISYGTNFNNNGGGTYATEWTADYISVWFWPRGSCPEDVLGDSPSPSSWGTPFAKFQGDCNFGTSFKDQSLIFDTTFCGDWAGNAWANSTCASKADTCEVYVQDTPAAFTEAYWAINALKVYSANGESSPPISTYIETFTSIQYVTQPESSYVAQPTIQTAYPSTLAISTKYAGYVPVPESSSPVETSSPSETGTSYVPVVGSDGSVGYGSDTAASPPSDTGGGGGGGGGWFSNSNGVVDYNGGHGHGSRDLEAETRDRHARHLRAHKRHGKARL; this is translated from the exons ATGCACTTCTCCACACTCTCTGTCAGCCTCGGACTGTTCAGCGCCACTGGATGGGCTGCGTATGTGCTAGAGGACGACTACTTCTCTGGAAACTTCTTCGACAAATTCGATTTCTTCGTGGATGAGGATCCTACCCATGGCTTTGTGGACTACCAAAGTCAGAAGGCTGCAGCTGATGCAGGCCTTATCAACACGACGAGCTCAGGTGCCTACATGGGCGTAGATCATACCAACGAATGCCCGAATGGACGGCCCAGCGTTCGCATCTCCAGTAACAAGTCTTACAATACCGGACTTGTCGTCATCGATCTAGCGCATATGCCAGGCAGCATTTGTGGGGCGTG GCCAGCATTCTGGATGCTAGGTCCCGAATGGCCGAATGGGGGCGAAATCGACATCATCGAGGGCGTCAACGACCAAGTCGGTAACAAAGCAACTCTTCACACAGGACCTGGCTGCTCTATCGACAAATCGGGAGACTACTCTGGTACACTCAAATACACCACCTGCGCATCAGGTGGCGACAACAATAATGGCTGCCAGATCGCTGAAGATAGCGATATCAGCTATGGTACCAACTTCAACAACAACGGCGGCGGCACGTACGCAACAGAGTGGACGGCAGACTACATCAGTGTCTGGTTCTGGCCACGAGGCTCCTGTCCGGAAGATGTGCTCGGAGATTCCCCAAGCCCTTCGAGCTGGGGCACCCCATTCGCCAAGTTCCAAGGCGATTGCAACTTCGGGACATCTTTCAAGGACCAGTCGCTCATCTTCGATACCACTTTCTGTGGTGACTGGGCTGGAAACGCATGGGCTAACAGTACCTGCGCGTCGAAAGCTGATACCTGCGAGGTATATGTTCAGGATACTCCGGCAGCCTTTACGGAAGCATATTGGGCAATCAATGCGCTGAAGGTTTACAGCGCCAACGGCGAGTCATCGCCTCCGATATCGACATATATTGAGACGTTTACCTCGATACAATATGTCACTCAGCCAGAGTCGTCGTATGTCGCACAGCCTACGATACAAACTGCGTACCCGAGCACTCTTGCGATATCCACAAAGTATGCCGGCTACGTTCCGGTGCCTGAGTCGTCAAGTCCGGTCGAAACCAGCAGTCCCTCTGAGACTGGAACATCCTACGTGCCCGTTGTCGGCAGTGACGGCAGCGTTGGCTACGGAAGTGACACCGCAGCTTCGCCACCTTCTGACACTGGCGGAGGCGGAGGCGGAGGTGGAGGCTGGTTCTCCAATTCGAACGGCGTGGTCGACTACAATGGGGGGCATGGTCATGGCTCACGAGACCTGGAGGCAGAGACGCGGGACAGACACGCAAGACATTTGAGAGCGCACAAGAGGCATGGAAAAGCCAGATTATGA
- a CDS encoding Acetyl-CoA acetyltransferase IA, whose translation MAPPAPVYILSSVRTPVGAFQSSLASQTAIQLGSHAIKSAVERAGVRPEEVQEVFFGNVLSANLGQNPARQCAIYAGLPESTEATTVNKVCASSIKAMAFGAATILTAEADVVVAGGTESMSNVPHYLQSLRNGAKLGDQTLVDGLLKDGLTDVYKNEHMGMQGEECAEDHGFGREEQDEYCIRSYKKARHAQQSGWFAEEIAPVVIKGTRGKPDTTVDKDDEPNKFNEEATRKLRPAFKKEGGTVTPANASPLSDGAAAVVLASEEYVKKNNLKPLAKILGWGDAAQNPSKFTTAPALAIPKALKHAGISQDQVDAFEINEAFSVVALANMKLLNIAEDKVNLHGGAVALGHPLGASGARIVATLLGVLKEKKAKIGVAGICNGGGGASAIVIERL comes from the coding sequence ATGGCGCCTCCAGCACCCGTCTACATCCTCTCCTCCGTCCGAACACCAGTCGGAGCTTTCCAGAGCTCTCTGGCCTCACAAACAGCCATCCAGCTTGGCTCACACGCAATCAAGTCTGCCGTCGAGCGAGCCGGTGTCAGGCCCGAGGAGGTGCAAGAAGTCTTCTTCGGCAACGTCCTCTCAGCAAACCTCGGCCAGAACCCAGCTCGACAATGTGCCATCTACGCCGGGCTGCCAGAGTCGACCGAGGCCACCACCGTCAACAAAGTCTGTGCCTCGTCGATCAAGGCCATGGCTTTCGGTGCCGCCACCATCCTCACCGCCGAAGCAGACGTTGTTGTTGCTGGTGGAACTGAGAGCATGAGCAACGTGCCCCACTACCTGCAATCACTCCGCAACGGAGCCAAGCTCGGTGACCAGACACTCGTCGATGGTCTGCTCAAGGATGGTCTGACCGATGTCTACAAGAACGAGCACATGGGCATGCAGGGCGAGGAGTGCGCAGAGGACCACGGCTTCGGCAGAGAAGAGCAGGACGAGTACTGCATTCGCAGCTACAAGAAGGCACGACACGCACAACAAAGCGGCTGGTTCGCAGAGGAGATTGCACCGGTGGTCATCAAGGGTACCCGAGGCAAGCCAGACACTACTGTCGACAAGGACGACGAGCCCAACAAGTTCAACGAGGAGGCCACGAGGAAACTGCGACCTGCTTTCAAGAAGGAAGGCGGTACCGTCACGCCTGCCAACGCCTCGCCACTCTCCGATGGTGCTGCTGCTGTCGTTCTCGCCAGTGAGGAATATGTGAAGAAGAACAACCTCAAGCCCCTCGCCAAGATCCTCGGCTGGGGAGATGCTGCACAGAACCCGAGCAAATTCACCACCGCTCCTGCCCTTGCCATCCCCAAGGCGCTGAAGCACGCCGGCATCAGCCAGGATCAGGTCGACGCTTTCGAGATCAACGAGGCCTTCTCCGTTGTCGCATTGGCAAACATGAAGCTGTTGAACATCGCCGAGGACAAGGTCAACCTTCATGGAGGTGCCGTCGCACTGGGTCACCCACTTGGTGCATCTGGAGCTCGTATTGTCGCCACGCTCCTTGGTGTCCTCAAGGAGAAGAAGGCCAAGATTGGTGTTGCTGGTATCTGCAACGGAGGTGGTGGCGCATCTGCTATTGTCATtgagagactataa
- a CDS encoding Chromatin remodeling protein EBS, translating into MVAAMRQKPAVGKAAPQANGQAVRPTKKGKTAPSTAKQPPHSASLDDEQEQLLDYLDKGSPFAVRMVKLPSAGSKKRKRDEDLLQDDLFEPRLACLYEVQPLDKWESLRRYKKFTVGNESISTGQCVLIKQDDAEDATLDLAAQWKAKVLEVRALDSEHVFIRVAWLNRPEDLDSGRQAYHGTNELIPTNRMDVIDAMSVNGTFEIVKWDDGDNDTAVVSHEQYFWRQTLDYCENKISKLRLMCKDNKPQNPDEMIVQCSHEGCRKWQHVKCMAELAVYEAANQKPCSSSKRKSAVKKQEPEDEDKKTLDIKQDSPVVAKAVKGSVTAEVFIKGEPRLAEIKPAAETEIVITDANGEQHSVGLNCLFCGKAVD; encoded by the exons ATGGTTGCAGCGATGCGCCAAAAGCCAGCTGTTGGAAAGGCTGCCCCTCAAGCCAATGGTCAAGCTGTGCGGCCAACGAAGAAAGGCAAAACAGCACCCAGCACAGCGAAACAGCCACCTCACTCCGCATCCCTCGACGATGAGCAAGAACAGTTGCTGGACTACCTTGACAAGGGCTCTCCTTTCGCAGTACGCATGGTAAAGCTTCCATCTGCAGGTTCCAAGAAAAGGAAACGCGACGAAGACCTCTTGCAAGACGACCTATTCGAGCCCCGCCTGGCCTGTCTATACGAGGTGCAGCCTCTCGATAAGTGGGAAAGCCTTCGACGATATAAGAAGTTTACAGTGGGCAATGAGAGCATCTCAACAGGGCAATGCGTCCTGATCAAGCAAGACGACGCGGAAGATGCAACATTGGATTTGGCCGCCCAGTGGAAAGCGAAAGTGCTGGAAGTGAGAGCTCTGGACTCGGAACACGTCTTTATAAGAGTTGCATGGCTCAACCGGCCGGAGGATCTCGATAGTGGTCGTCAAGCTTATCATGGCACAAATGAGCTCATACCTACAAACCGCATGGATGTCATCGATGCCATGAGCGTCAATGGCACCTTCGAAATCGTCAAATGGGATGATGGTGACAATGACACAGCTGTGGTGAGCCACGAACAGTACTTTTGGAGGCAGACACTGGATTACTGCGAGAACAAGATATCG AAACTGCGCCTGATGTGCAAAGACAACAAGCCCCAGAACCCGGATGAAATGATTGTTCAGTGTTCACACGAAGGCTGTCGCAAGTGGCAGCACGTCAAATGCATGGCTGAGCTTGCCGTCTACGAAGCTG CAAACCAGAAGCCATGCTCCAGCTCGAAACGAAAGAGCGCTGTCAAGAAACAGGAGCCGGAGGATGAAGACAAGAAGACTCTCGACATAAAACAAGACTCGCCAGTGGTCGCAAAGGCTGTCAAGGGCTCCGTTACCGCCGAAGTCTTCATCAAAGGCGAGCCACGACTGGCAGAGATCAAGCCGGCAGCAGAGACCGAGATTGTTATCACCGATGCGAACGGAGAACAACATTCGGTCGGATTGAATTGCTTGTTCTGCGGCAAGGCGGTCGACTGA